In Desulfovibrio sp. 86, the following proteins share a genomic window:
- a CDS encoding sigma-54-dependent transcriptional regulator — MARILVVDDEALMRTMVEVVCTRMGHEVLLAENLSQGLEMGRQGVDVVLLDVWLPDGSGLEWQGDFAHLPGMPDVVIITGHGDGDAAEVALRSGAWEFLTKPLKVRDIEQCLRHVLTFRKNRVPGPESLLVDSGHILGAGVGMSRALKLLAQAAQSEVNVLLLGETGVGKEVFAKALYRNSARAARPFVTVDCASLPETLVESHLFGHSRGAFTGADRAREGLLLAANKGTLFLDEVGDLPQAMQGAFLRALELKRFRPVGEVREVSSDFRLVAATNKNIETMAGDGSFRSDLLYRLQGLTIVIPPLRERRDEIPALAQQAVSRFCLHNELPGKAISGQVLDMLMEYPWPGNVRELIHCIERACLAAGQGDLLLPVHMPTHMRVDEARRRMGRGQEGVFAEVAASVAVQPPACGFQASSVPSGGAAGASAGLPPLSAPEEGLPALRQWKAQAEEAYVRRVWAVSGGDARKAATLAGISRGHWYELMKKCGL; from the coding sequence ATGGCCCGTATTCTCGTGGTGGATGACGAAGCGCTCATGCGCACCATGGTTGAAGTGGTGTGCACGCGCATGGGGCACGAAGTGCTGCTGGCGGAGAACCTCAGCCAAGGTCTGGAGATGGGCCGACAGGGCGTGGACGTCGTGCTTCTTGACGTCTGGCTGCCCGACGGCAGCGGCCTTGAATGGCAGGGCGACTTTGCCCATCTGCCCGGCATGCCCGATGTGGTCATCATTACGGGGCACGGCGACGGCGATGCCGCCGAAGTTGCCCTGCGCTCGGGGGCATGGGAGTTTCTGACCAAGCCCCTGAAGGTGCGCGACATTGAGCAGTGTCTGCGCCATGTGCTGACCTTCCGTAAAAACAGGGTTCCGGGGCCGGAATCCCTGTTGGTGGACAGCGGTCATATTCTGGGAGCGGGCGTGGGCATGAGCCGCGCCCTGAAGCTTCTGGCCCAGGCCGCGCAGAGCGAGGTCAACGTTCTTTTGCTGGGGGAAACCGGGGTTGGCAAGGAAGTCTTCGCCAAGGCCCTGTACCGCAACAGCGCGAGGGCCGCGCGCCCTTTTGTGACGGTGGACTGCGCCTCGCTGCCTGAAACACTGGTGGAAAGCCACCTCTTCGGGCACAGCCGTGGCGCGTTCACCGGGGCGGACAGGGCGCGGGAAGGGCTTTTGCTGGCGGCCAACAAGGGTACGCTTTTTCTTGACGAGGTGGGCGACCTGCCCCAGGCCATGCAGGGCGCTTTTTTGCGCGCCCTTGAACTCAAGCGGTTCAGGCCCGTGGGTGAAGTGCGCGAGGTCAGCAGCGACTTTCGCCTTGTGGCGGCCACCAACAAAAATATTGAGACCATGGCCGGGGACGGCTCCTTTCGCTCCGATCTGCTGTACCGCCTTCAGGGTCTCACCATCGTCATTCCGCCCCTGCGCGAGAGAAGGGACGAGATCCCCGCGCTGGCCCAGCAGGCCGTCAGCCGCTTCTGCCTGCACAATGAGCTGCCGGGCAAGGCCATTTCCGGGCAGGTGCTGGACATGCTTATGGAATATCCCTGGCCCGGCAATGTGCGCGAGCTTATCCACTGCATAGAGCGCGCCTGCCTGGCCGCCGGACAGGGCGATCTGCTTCTGCCCGTGCATATGCCCACCCATATGCGCGTGGACGAGGCGCGCCGTCGCATGGGCCGCGGGCAGGAAGGAGTTTTTGCCGAAGTTGCCGCCAGCGTTGCCGTCCAGCCCCCTGCCTGCGGATTTCAGGCTTCCAGCGTCCCGTCCGGCGGCGCAGCGGGCGCATCTGCCGGTTTGCCGCCGCTTTCCGCCCCCGAGGAGGGTCTGCCGGCGCTGCGCCAGTGGAAGGCTCAGGCCGAAGAGGCCTATGTGCGCCGCGTATGGGCCGTCAGCGGCGGCGACGCGCGCAAGGCCGCGACGCTGGCTGGCATATCGCGCGGGCACTGGTATGAGCTTATGAAGAAGTGCGGCCTGTAA
- the murI gene encoding glutamate racemase, whose translation MDSNSRLPIGLFDSGMGGLTVFKALAKRLPGEDLLYLGDTARLPYGTKGRDTIIRYTLSAAQKLVDMGVKMLVIACNTATAAALPALREHFAPLPVLGVVEPGSQAAAEASRNGRILVLATEATINGGAYQQAITRIRPDAVVLTRACNLFVSLAEEGWMNGPLVEGIIRRYLEGLFDAPDNKTANDAALLPDTLVLGCTHYPLLQDALRQVVGPDVHIVDSAATTAEFVARELNTLHLLHPDRATADSDATGKHLGQSHFLTTDHVARFIRTGGLFLGRKMTESEVTLVDL comes from the coding sequence ATGGATTCGAATTCCCGGCTGCCCATTGGACTTTTTGACTCCGGCATGGGCGGCCTTACCGTTTTCAAGGCTCTGGCCAAGCGCCTGCCCGGCGAAGATCTGCTCTACCTCGGCGACACAGCCCGGCTGCCCTATGGCACAAAGGGCCGTGACACCATCATCCGTTATACGCTCAGCGCCGCGCAAAAGCTGGTGGACATGGGCGTCAAGATGCTGGTGATCGCCTGCAACACGGCCACAGCGGCTGCCCTGCCCGCTTTGCGTGAGCATTTTGCTCCCCTGCCCGTTCTGGGCGTGGTGGAACCAGGATCACAGGCAGCGGCAGAGGCCAGCCGCAACGGACGCATCCTGGTGCTGGCCACGGAGGCCACCATCAACGGCGGGGCCTATCAGCAGGCCATTACGCGCATCCGCCCCGATGCCGTGGTTCTGACGCGCGCGTGCAATCTTTTTGTCTCGCTGGCCGAAGAGGGCTGGATGAACGGCCCCCTGGTTGAAGGCATCATCCGCCGCTACCTTGAAGGGCTTTTTGATGCGCCGGATAATAAGACCGCCAATGACGCCGCGCTTCTGCCCGACACCCTGGTGCTCGGCTGCACGCACTACCCCCTGCTTCAGGACGCATTGCGTCAGGTTGTGGGGCCGGACGTGCATATTGTGGACTCCGCCGCCACCACAGCGGAATTTGTGGCGCGGGAGCTGAACACTCTGCATCTGCTGCACCCGGACAGGGCGACCGCTGACAGCGATGCCACAGGAAAGCACCTGGGGCAAAGCCATTTTCTGACCACAGACCACGTGGCCCGTTTTATCCGCACTGGCGGCCTGTTTCTTGGCCGAAAAATGACGGAAAGCGAAGTAACCCTGGTAGATTTGTAG
- a CDS encoding ATP-binding response regulator, producing the protein MCTPLTAILGMSELLQQKGAPEKERKNALRYLTQAGGALLEMVRDVTDHASLEQGALQLRAAPFSLRAALDDCIVLFLPVAEAKGLDIDLDVDPQLPDAVVGDSFRLRQALGNLVSNAVKFTELGRVRVCVGPAGRKPASTPFGSADALCLRILVQDTGPGLPLEDAERIFESFQRGSDALSAPGTGLGLYIARTIARRMGGDVTVNSAPGRGACFALEVCLQLHGCAEGKKSDSPDRQAAAASAHGACAAPEAAPGTVVGVAGAAVPPSTADVMYESSARAVPCSGTVLSTGPEASAGSARFAASPPALSPLLSCDAECALADAATGAGGGADAFADLGAGGGADAFADLGADASGGAEPGSENGCFVGRRILVAEDNEANRYIMEHMLRAEGACVHMARDGKAALAALAQGPWDLVILDARMPDMSGLDVLQAVRLGHAAVPVLQKTVIYTAALDAEDRRRCKDLRADLVLLKPLTFAVLRKKLSSLLGAEGSAHALRCQPEYSAPAEYPASAGHSALAAPRGRETKAEGDLDPQGEEALALWNRQAAMDALDDDLQLMTRLAGVLRGDLRIRDAELEAALAAGDDACLRRLGHAVKNSAGSMRFDVLRARACHVEQAQKTDMEHAVTEMRAALREALDMLDKELDKELDKDLGKDMDGVDAMPGTTLVPCPVPRVSGTGAGFAAGTAPAGCKGGC; encoded by the coding sequence ATGTGCACGCCGCTGACGGCCATACTGGGCATGAGCGAACTTTTACAGCAAAAGGGCGCGCCGGAAAAGGAACGCAAGAACGCCCTGCGCTATCTCACGCAGGCGGGCGGCGCTCTGCTGGAAATGGTGCGCGACGTTACCGATCACGCAAGTCTTGAGCAGGGCGCGCTGCAACTGCGGGCCGCCCCCTTTTCCCTGCGTGCGGCCCTTGACGACTGCATAGTCCTGTTCTTGCCGGTGGCAGAGGCCAAGGGGCTGGATATCGATCTGGACGTGGACCCGCAATTGCCGGACGCCGTTGTGGGCGACAGCTTTCGTTTGCGTCAGGCCTTGGGCAACCTTGTGAGCAATGCGGTGAAGTTTACCGAACTTGGGCGTGTGCGCGTCTGCGTGGGGCCCGCCGGGCGAAAACCGGCAAGTACTCCTTTTGGCTCGGCGGATGCCCTGTGTCTCAGGATTCTGGTGCAGGATACAGGGCCGGGTCTGCCCCTTGAAGACGCCGAGCGCATCTTTGAAAGTTTTCAGCGGGGCAGCGACGCGTTGTCGGCTCCCGGCACGGGGCTTGGACTGTATATCGCGCGCACCATTGCCCGCCGCATGGGCGGCGATGTGACGGTAAATTCCGCGCCGGGCAGGGGAGCCTGCTTTGCCCTTGAGGTGTGCCTGCAACTGCATGGCTGCGCTGAAGGAAAAAAGAGCGACAGCCCCGACCGTCAGGCCGCCGCAGCGTCGGCGCACGGTGCCTGCGCCGCGCCGGAAGCAGCGCCGGGAACTGTCGTTGGGGTCGCCGGGGCGGCCGTTCCGCCGTCCACCGCAGATGTTATGTATGAGTCGTCCGCCAGGGCTGTGCCGTGCTCCGGGACTGTGCTTTCCACCGGACCGGAGGCGTCCGCCGGGTCTGCGCGGTTCGCCGCGTCACCCCCTGCCTTGTCTCCACTCCTGTCCTGTGACGCGGAATGCGCACTGGCGGATGCTGCCACGGGTGCTGGTGGTGGCGCAGATGCCTTCGCAGACCTTGGCGCAGGTGGTGGCGCAGATGCCTTCGCAGACCTTGGCGCAGACGCGAGCGGCGGGGCCGAGCCTGGTTCAGAGAACGGCTGCTTTGTGGGCCGCCGCATTCTTGTGGCCGAAGACAATGAGGCCAACAGGTACATAATGGAACATATGCTGCGGGCTGAGGGCGCGTGCGTGCACATGGCGCGTGACGGCAAGGCCGCGCTGGCCGCCCTGGCACAAGGCCCGTGGGATCTGGTTATTCTTGACGCGCGCATGCCCGACATGAGCGGTCTTGACGTGCTGCAGGCCGTGCGCCTCGGCCATGCCGCCGTTCCGGTGCTGCAAAAAACCGTCATATACACCGCCGCCCTTGACGCGGAAGACCGGCGGCGCTGCAAAGACCTGAGGGCTGATCTCGTCTTGCTCAAACCCCTGACCTTTGCCGTGCTGCGCAAAAAACTGTCTTCCCTGCTGGGGGCTGAAGGCAGTGCGCACGCTTTGCGCTGCCAGCCCGAATATTCTGCTCCTGCCGAATATCCTGCCTCTGCCGGACATTCTGCCCTTGCCGCGCCACGTGGACGCGAAACGAAGGCTGAAGGCGACCTTGACCCGCAAGGGGAAGAGGCTCTGGCGCTCTGGAACAGGCAGGCGGCCATGGACGCGCTGGATGACGACCTTCAGTTGATGACGCGGCTGGCCGGAGTGTTGCGGGGGGATTTGCGCATTCGTGACGCGGAACTGGAAGCGGCCCTGGCCGCAGGTGACGATGCCTGCCTGCGGCGGCTGGGGCATGCCGTCAAAAACTCCGCCGGAAGCATGCGCTTTGATGTGCTGCGGGCGCGGGCCTGCCATGTGGAGCAGGCGCAAAAAACGGATATGGAGCATGCCGTGACCGAGATGCGCGCCGCTCTGCGGGAGGCTCTGGATATGCTGGACAAAGAACTGGACAAAGAACTGGACAAAGATCTGGGCAAAGATATGGACGGCGTGGACGCCATGCCTGGCACAACGCTTGTGCCGTGTCCTGTCCCGCGTGTATCGGGCACTGGGGCGGGTTTCGCGGCAGGCACGGCCCCGGCGGGCTGCAAGGGAGGCTGTTGA
- a CDS encoding methyl-accepting chemotaxis protein: protein MLRAINISQRITLFVVLMIAMTIAMAVLSFFMTRSVINEGTVVARNQLLASQRARIKDVTHSSALGLAAMTKGLPQQEQLRVIADYVEKSRFEDDASGYFYVYEGTVCVAHPTQKQIIGKDLSGTADKQGVHYVTELSKASAKGGGFVDFVFPKPDAGDVFKLGYAENVQGTPYWIGTGVYIDNVDRDEIKLHNTMHALLTETLTTYGGGFLAILLLLVIPLSYRLVTSITRPLGSITGQARAVAAGDLDVHIEPTGKDEVAVLEQALRDMVGNLKRLIGQAAEKSRQADEEAAKARAAQSEAEQAGRRAQAKTDAMLVAADKLEQVAHVVSTASTQLSAQIEQSDKGALDAASRLTDAATAMNEMNATVQSVARNASEASAASRETRERAVAGAHIVEQAVYSIGQVHEVSRRLTENMGQLNDQAQAISKIMNVISDIADQTNLLALNAAIEAARAGDAGRGFAVVADEVRKLAEKTMASTHDVGNAITAIQESATKSLTAMESASEQVDQATQFANQSGQALGEIVTTVEATADQVNAIAAASEQQSAASEEINRSITSVNEVVQQTAQAMDEAARAVSDLARQAHSLTDLIADMKK from the coding sequence ATGCTCAGAGCCATCAACATTTCACAGCGCATCACGCTTTTTGTAGTTCTCATGATAGCCATGACCATAGCCATGGCTGTTCTGTCCTTCTTCATGACCAGAAGCGTCATCAACGAAGGAACCGTCGTGGCAAGAAATCAGCTGCTTGCCTCGCAGCGCGCCCGCATCAAGGATGTGACCCACTCCTCTGCCCTGGGGCTGGCGGCCATGACAAAGGGGCTGCCCCAGCAGGAGCAGTTGCGCGTCATCGCTGATTATGTGGAAAAATCCCGTTTTGAAGACGACGCTTCAGGCTACTTTTATGTCTATGAGGGCACCGTCTGTGTGGCCCACCCCACGCAAAAGCAGATCATCGGCAAGGACCTGTCCGGCACGGCCGACAAGCAGGGCGTGCACTACGTGACGGAACTGAGCAAGGCATCGGCCAAGGGCGGGGGTTTTGTGGATTTTGTCTTTCCCAAGCCTGACGCGGGCGACGTGTTCAAGCTCGGCTATGCCGAAAACGTCCAGGGCACGCCGTACTGGATAGGAACCGGCGTCTACATCGACAATGTGGACAGGGACGAAATCAAACTGCACAACACCATGCACGCGCTGCTCACAGAGACGCTTACCACCTATGGCGGCGGCTTTCTGGCCATCCTGCTGCTTCTTGTGATTCCCCTTTCCTACCGCCTGGTGACATCCATCACCCGGCCTCTGGGCAGCATCACCGGCCAGGCCCGGGCGGTGGCCGCAGGCGACCTTGATGTGCACATCGAGCCCACGGGCAAGGACGAAGTGGCCGTGCTGGAGCAGGCCCTGCGCGACATGGTCGGCAACCTCAAGCGGCTCATCGGCCAGGCTGCGGAAAAGAGCCGTCAGGCCGATGAAGAGGCCGCCAAGGCCAGAGCGGCCCAAAGCGAGGCCGAGCAGGCGGGCAGAAGAGCGCAGGCCAAGACGGACGCCATGCTTGTGGCCGCCGACAAGCTGGAACAGGTGGCCCATGTGGTCAGCACGGCCTCGACGCAGCTTTCGGCCCAGATCGAGCAGTCCGACAAGGGCGCGCTGGATGCAGCCAGCCGCCTGACCGATGCCGCCACCGCCATGAACGAGATGAACGCCACGGTGCAAAGCGTGGCCCGCAACGCGTCCGAGGCTTCCGCCGCGTCGCGCGAGACGCGTGAAAGGGCCGTTGCCGGAGCGCACATTGTGGAGCAGGCCGTATACAGCATAGGGCAGGTGCACGAGGTTTCGCGCCGCCTTACGGAAAATATGGGCCAGCTCAACGATCAGGCCCAGGCCATCAGCAAGATCATGAACGTCATTTCCGACATTGCCGACCAGACAAACCTGCTGGCCCTCAATGCGGCCATCGAGGCGGCCCGCGCCGGAGACGCCGGACGCGGCTTCGCCGTTGTGGCCGACGAGGTGCGCAAGCTGGCTGAAAAAACCATGGCTTCCACCCATGATGTGGGCAATGCCATCACGGCCATTCAGGAAAGCGCGACCAAGAGCCTCACCGCTATGGAAAGCGCGTCCGAGCAGGTGGATCAGGCCACGCAATTCGCCAACCAGTCCGGCCAGGCCCTCGGCGAAATCGTCACCACGGTTGAAGCCACGGCGGATCAGGTCAACGCCATTGCCGCCGCCAGCGAACAGCAGTCCGCCGCCAGCGAGGAAATCAACCGCTCCATCACCTCGGTCAACGAAGTGGTGCAGCAGACCGCCCAGGCCATGGACGAGGCTGCACGGGCCGTCAGCGATCTGGCGCGCCAGGCGCACAGTCTCACCGACCTCATCGCGGACATGAAAAAATAG
- the hisF gene encoding imidazole glycerol phosphate synthase subunit HisF: MLSKRVIPCLDVRNGRLTKGVKFVGNEDIGDPVESARRYYEEGADEIVFYDITASAEARGIFLDVVERVAEQIFIPFAVGGGISSVADMRAVLLAGAEKVSINSAAVKDPHLISQGADAFGSQAITVGMDVLAVPVSPEIPSGYEIVIHGGRKRMGLDAIAWARRCQELGAGELCVNSIDADGTKDGYELKLTRAIVDAVSLPVIASGGAGEPRHMLEAVTTGGASAALIASIVHYGQYSIRECKEYMAAHGAKMRLTW; the protein is encoded by the coding sequence ATGCTCAGTAAGCGGGTAATACCCTGTCTGGACGTGCGAAATGGCCGTCTGACCAAGGGCGTCAAGTTTGTGGGCAACGAGGACATAGGCGATCCTGTGGAAAGCGCGCGCCGGTATTATGAAGAAGGTGCGGACGAAATCGTTTTTTATGACATCACGGCCTCGGCCGAGGCTCGGGGCATTTTTCTGGATGTGGTGGAGCGCGTCGCGGAACAGATTTTCATTCCCTTTGCCGTGGGCGGCGGTATTTCCAGTGTGGCCGACATGCGCGCCGTGCTGCTGGCCGGGGCGGAAAAGGTCTCCATAAATTCGGCGGCGGTCAAGGACCCCCATCTCATCAGCCAGGGGGCCGACGCCTTTGGCTCGCAGGCCATAACGGTGGGCATGGACGTGCTGGCCGTGCCCGTGAGTCCGGAGATTCCGTCCGGGTATGAAATTGTCATCCACGGGGGCCGCAAGCGCATGGGGCTGGACGCCATTGCCTGGGCGCGCCGCTGTCAGGAACTGGGCGCGGGCGAACTGTGCGTCAATTCCATTGACGCGGACGGCACCAAGGACGGCTATGAACTCAAACTGACCCGCGCCATTGTGGATGCCGTGTCCTTGCCCGTCATCGCGTCGGGCGGGGCGGGCGAGCCGCGTCACATGCTGGAAGCCGTGACCACGGGCGGGGCTTCGGCGGCCCTCATTGCCTCCATTGTGCACTACGGGCAGTACAGCATCCGCGAGTGCAAGGAATACATGGCCGCGCACGGGGCCAAGATGCGCCTGACCTGGTAG
- a CDS encoding methyl-accepting chemotaxis protein codes for MKLGVKLTLSFLSVIAILLVLSGVAIKNLDAMNARVREIDSTWLPAVIAVQAMNIQLNAVRADLAAIMSQNYADEIRKYEARIQQSLQIMQENRDAFLTLMQTLPAGLASTDKELIERLDALSAEAAEVREGMIKSMLNGRRGLAASTFDGKYRPLFDKMAEACAELVKRNVSGSQQAAAEASAIGEQARATSLILAAIAIICAAGICMYLTRSLSRQLGKDPGQLALIARRVAGGDYSMDNDTSRRGVYADIVAMVEALQKHIARSRRESEKAVEQSRMAAEALTKAEASEENAKKKTAAMLAAAQKLERVAEAVSAASTQLSARIEQSDRGAVASARRLAEAASAMNQMNATVHNVARNAAQASAASLDTREKAVAGASIVEQAVHSISQVHEVSLRLTENMGQLNAQAQSISNIMNVISDIADQTNLLALNAAIEAARAGDAGRGFAVVADEVRKLAEKTMISTHDVGNAIRAIQESTATSMAAMGTAAAQVSKATGFANQSGQALGEIVTTVEGAADQVNAIAAASEQQSVASDEINRSISTVNEAVQQMAQAMSEASRAVGELMRQTGTLTSLIAEMRDEEYKQ; via the coding sequence ATGAAGTTGGGCGTCAAACTTACGCTGTCGTTCCTGTCTGTCATCGCCATACTTCTTGTTCTTTCAGGCGTTGCCATCAAAAATCTCGACGCAATGAACGCACGGGTACGTGAAATCGACAGCACGTGGCTGCCAGCGGTCATCGCCGTCCAGGCCATGAACATCCAGCTCAATGCCGTTCGGGCGGACCTCGCCGCCATCATGTCGCAAAACTATGCGGACGAAATCCGCAAGTATGAGGCGAGAATCCAGCAGTCCCTGCAAATCATGCAGGAAAACCGCGACGCATTTCTCACGCTCATGCAGACCCTGCCCGCAGGCCTTGCCAGCACGGACAAGGAACTCATAGAGCGCCTTGACGCCCTGTCCGCCGAGGCCGCCGAAGTGCGCGAAGGGATGATCAAAAGCATGCTCAACGGTCGGCGCGGGCTGGCGGCATCCACCTTTGACGGCAAATACCGCCCCCTTTTTGACAAAATGGCCGAGGCCTGCGCCGAACTTGTCAAGCGCAACGTCAGCGGCAGCCAGCAGGCTGCGGCCGAGGCCTCGGCCATTGGCGAACAGGCGCGCGCCACTTCCCTGATTCTGGCCGCTATCGCCATCATTTGCGCGGCTGGCATTTGCATGTATCTCACGCGATCCCTCAGCAGACAACTCGGCAAGGACCCCGGCCAGTTGGCCCTTATCGCCCGGCGGGTGGCCGGAGGCGATTACAGTATGGACAACGACACGTCACGGCGCGGCGTCTACGCCGACATCGTCGCCATGGTGGAGGCCCTGCAAAAGCACATAGCACGGTCACGCCGTGAATCGGAAAAGGCCGTGGAGCAGTCGCGCATGGCGGCGGAAGCCCTGACCAAGGCGGAAGCCTCGGAAGAAAACGCCAAAAAGAAAACAGCGGCAATGCTTGCCGCAGCCCAAAAGCTCGAGCGGGTTGCCGAGGCCGTGAGCGCTGCCTCCACCCAGCTTTCTGCGCGCATCGAGCAGTCCGACAGGGGGGCGGTCGCCTCGGCCCGGCGGCTGGCCGAGGCCGCCAGCGCCATGAACCAGATGAACGCCACCGTGCACAACGTGGCCCGCAACGCCGCCCAGGCGTCAGCGGCATCGCTTGATACGCGCGAAAAGGCGGTGGCTGGAGCCAGCATAGTGGAACAGGCCGTCCACAGCATAAGTCAGGTGCATGAGGTTTCTCTGCGACTCACGGAAAATATGGGACAGCTCAATGCCCAGGCCCAGTCCATCAGCAATATCATGAACGTCATTTCCGACATTGCCGATCAGACCAACCTGCTGGCCCTCAATGCGGCCATCGAGGCGGCACGGGCCGGAGACGCCGGACGCGGCTTTGCGGTTGTGGCCGACGAGGTGCGCAAGCTGGCCGAAAAAACCATGATTTCAACGCATGATGTGGGCAATGCCATCAGGGCCATTCAGGAGAGCACGGCCACAAGCATGGCCGCCATGGGCACTGCGGCCGCCCAGGTGAGCAAGGCCACGGGATTCGCCAACCAGTCCGGTCAGGCCCTGGGCGAGATTGTCACCACCGTTGAAGGCGCGGCGGATCAGGTCAATGCCATTGCCGCGGCCAGCGAACAGCAGTCAGTTGCCAGCGACGAGATCAACCGCAGCATTTCCACGGTCAACGAAGCCGTGCAGCAAATGGCCCAGGCCATGAGCGAGGCGTCACGGGCCGTTGGCGAGCTTATGCGGCAAACCGGCACCCTGACATCTCTTATTGCGGAAATGCGCGACGAAGAGTACAAACAGTAA
- the hisH gene encoding imidazole glycerol phosphate synthase subunit HisH yields MLAILDYKAGNQTSVRRALEHLGIPCAITADPAMLESAGGVIFPGVGAAGQAMGALAESGMDEALRQVVRRGQPLLGICLGCQILLQRSEENDTTTLGIVPGICRLFENDMVQEDGTPAPVPHMGWNSLEAVAPCVLLEGIEPMAEYYFVHSYYVEPDPALVLATTTYGRTFCSLYGREGLWAAQFHPEKSGRPGLNLLRNFYKYCQNSREARHAQ; encoded by the coding sequence ATGCTGGCCATTCTGGATTACAAGGCAGGCAATCAGACGAGCGTGCGCCGCGCTCTGGAGCATCTCGGCATACCCTGCGCCATAACGGCGGACCCCGCAATGCTCGAAAGCGCCGGGGGGGTTATCTTTCCTGGCGTGGGTGCTGCGGGGCAGGCCATGGGCGCGCTGGCGGAATCCGGCATGGACGAAGCCCTGCGGCAGGTTGTGCGCAGGGGGCAGCCCCTGCTCGGCATATGCCTTGGCTGTCAGATCCTGCTGCAACGCAGCGAGGAAAACGACACCACAACCCTTGGCATCGTGCCCGGCATCTGCCGCCTTTTTGAAAACGACATGGTGCAGGAGGACGGCACCCCTGCGCCCGTGCCCCACATGGGCTGGAACAGTCTTGAGGCCGTAGCGCCCTGCGTTCTGCTTGAAGGCATAGAGCCCATGGCGGAATACTACTTTGTGCACAGCTATTATGTGGAGCCCGATCCTGCGCTTGTGCTGGCCACCACCACCTACGGGCGCACCTTCTGCTCGCTGTACGGCCGCGAGGGCCTCTGGGCCGCCCAGTTTCACCCGGAAAAAAGCGGACGGCCCGGCCTGAACCTGCTGCGCAATTTTTACAAGTACTGCCAGAATTCGCGGGAGGCGCGCCATGCTCAGTAA
- a CDS encoding sulfite exporter TauE/SafE family protein, with protein sequence MYFPTAGIECNPLLPFGVALGISFFTSMGGISGAFLLLPFHMSVLGYVNPSVSATNQFFNVLACPPGVWRYWREGRLVWPLTLTVAVGTLPGVFFGALIRINWLPDPTNFKIFAGLVLLYVGGRMALTTWKARHNKTESMRAGGSAAINPAGRQPATDRCTVLVWNTRALVFVFQEKNHTVSTRKLALLSLAVGLVGGIYGIGGGAIMAPFLVSFFALPVYAVAGATLFATFLTSVAGVSFYFLLAPFYPDMAVAPDWRMGLLVGLGGMCGMYLGARCQKYVPATLLKCLLAAILLFTAIRYLGQGF encoded by the coding sequence ATGTATTTTCCCACTGCCGGCATCGAATGCAACCCGCTGCTGCCCTTTGGTGTTGCCCTGGGCATATCTTTTTTTACGTCCATGGGCGGCATCTCGGGCGCGTTCCTTCTGCTCCCCTTTCATATGAGCGTACTTGGCTATGTGAACCCCAGCGTCAGCGCCACCAACCAGTTTTTCAACGTGCTGGCCTGTCCGCCCGGCGTCTGGCGCTACTGGCGTGAGGGCAGGCTTGTCTGGCCATTGACCCTCACCGTGGCCGTCGGAACCTTGCCGGGGGTTTTTTTCGGGGCGCTCATCCGCATCAACTGGTTGCCAGACCCGACAAATTTCAAGATATTCGCGGGGCTGGTACTGCTGTATGTCGGCGGGCGCATGGCCCTTACCACCTGGAAGGCCCGGCACAACAAGACGGAAAGCATGCGGGCGGGCGGCTCGGCGGCAATAAACCCCGCAGGTCGGCAGCCGGCCACAGACCGTTGCACCGTGCTTGTGTGGAACACCCGCGCCCTTGTTTTTGTTTTTCAGGAAAAAAACCATACCGTTTCCACCCGCAAACTGGCCCTGCTCAGCCTTGCCGTCGGCCTTGTGGGCGGCATATACGGCATAGGCGGCGGCGCCATCATGGCTCCTTTTCTGGTTTCCTTTTTTGCGCTTCCGGTTTATGCCGTGGCCGGAGCTACACTTTTTGCCACCTTTCTCACATCAGTGGCAGGGGTGAGCTTTTACTTTCTGCTGGCCCCCTTTTATCCGGACATGGCTGTCGCGCCCGACTGGCGCATGGGCCTGCTGGTGGGGCTGGGCGGCATGTGCGGCATGTATCTTGGCGCACGCTGCCAGAAATACGTGCCCGCCACTTTGCTGAAATGCCTTCTGGCGGCCATTTTGCTCTTTACAGCCATACGGTATTTGGGCCAAGGTTTCTAA
- a CDS encoding HU family DNA-binding protein encodes MTKAELVEKIHAKAGLPTKAKAEEALDAVVASLREALASGESVTFTGFGSFKVVERAARKGRNPRTGKEITIPASKVAKFTPGKGLKDAIK; translated from the coding sequence ATGACTAAAGCTGAGCTCGTTGAAAAAATCCATGCCAAAGCCGGCCTTCCCACCAAGGCTAAAGCTGAAGAAGCCCTTGACGCCGTAGTGGCTTCCCTGCGTGAAGCCTTGGCCTCTGGCGAATCCGTGACCTTTACCGGATTCGGCAGCTTCAAGGTTGTGGAACGTGCCGCCCGCAAGGGTCGCAACCCCCGCACTGGCAAGGAAATCACCATTCCGGCCAGCAAGGTTGCCAAATTCACGCCCGGCAAGGGACTGAAAGACGCCATCAAATAA